A region from the Algoriphagus machipongonensis genome encodes:
- a CDS encoding ferritin-like domain-containing protein: MKNELIKPKGLVTNTNRRNFLKFGTMSVAGAGLLLMGCNDDEDMMPPTMNEGVKLGSGDIGILNYAYALEQLEAAFYATVMTGGYFANASAEEKTIMGDLEKHERAHREFFKAALGEAAIADLEVDFSSIDFNDRASVLGAAKTFEDLGVAAYNGAGQFIENVDYLLIAGKIVSVEARHAAAIRDLINPGSDDFAGDDLIDSNGLERTLNFTEVLTAASTYVTTPIDFSQLPTS; this comes from the coding sequence ATGAAGAATGAATTGATCAAGCCTAAAGGACTGGTGACAAATACAAACAGGAGAAACTTCCTGAAATTTGGGACAATGTCTGTAGCAGGAGCGGGATTGCTTTTGATGGGCTGTAATGACGATGAAGATATGATGCCTCCAACCATGAATGAGGGGGTTAAATTGGGTTCTGGAGACATTGGTATATTGAATTATGCCTATGCTTTAGAGCAGCTGGAAGCGGCTTTTTACGCGACAGTGATGACAGGGGGCTATTTTGCCAACGCGAGTGCTGAAGAAAAAACAATCATGGGCGATTTAGAAAAGCATGAAAGAGCTCATAGAGAATTTTTCAAAGCAGCGTTAGGAGAAGCAGCAATAGCTGATTTAGAAGTGGACTTTAGCTCTATTGATTTTAATGACAGGGCATCTGTATTAGGAGCAGCTAAGACTTTTGAAGATTTAGGAGTTGCAGCTTATAATGGTGCCGGACAGTTTATTGAGAATGTTGATTACTTATTGATTGCGGGGAAAATCGTCTCTGTAGAGGCAAGACATGCTGCAGCGATTCGAGATTTGATCAACCCAGGTTCGGATGATTTTGCAGGAGATGATTTGATAGACTCAAATGGTCTAGAACGGACTTTGAATTTTACTGAAGTATTGACGGCAGCGTCCACTTATGTGACCACGCCGATTGATTTCAGTCAATTACCTACTAGCTAA